CGATCTCAACATGGCGCAACACTACTGGCGCTACGCGTTGAAGACGCCTTTTTATGATGAACTCATAGAAAACATGCACCGCGGCCGTCAGCTTCACCGCAAGGATATCGTTCGTGGCAGCGCAAGTGTGGTCCGTTACATCCTGCTTCCATTCGGCAAGCGCCGCAAGAAGCGCGATGCAATCTTGAATTTCGCCCGGGACAGGTTCGCCTGAGCCTGCCCCGGGGCGGCTGCAATCGTTGCGTTCAAGCCGGGTGATGCGCGCCTGCTTCGGGGAGCGACCCGTCTGCCCCGCTTTCGCGCGCGCCGAGCGCCGCGAAGATCAGGCTCAAGCCGGTCAACAGCAATTCGATGCCGACAAACAGGCCGAGGACCCAAAGGCCGGTCGACGGCCAGCCCGCGATCACGAACGCCGCGATCACGAAATCGACCAGCGCGACGAACAACAGAAGAACCCACCGGCCCGTGTCGGGTTTGATCGAGAAGGCGAACGCGATGGTCGCGATGCCGTGCGCGATGAAATAGGCGGTCAGGACCAGCGTGAGCGACAGCGACCCCTGAACGGGAAACAGCGCGAGCACGAGGCCGAGGATCGCCATCAGCGCGGACAGCAGGATGTGCCAGATATAGCCAGGCGCGCGCGGCGAACGGATGGTAGAGATGGCGGAGAAGACCCCCGCAAAGAAAAGGAGCCAGCCGACGAAGGCCGCCACCGCGATGGAAGCGAGCACCGGCACGGCAATAGCCGCCGCTCCGAGCAGCACGAGCAGCACGCCTTCGGCCGTGAACCACTTCCAATGTTCACGAAGGCCCTTTTGCACGGCAGCCTCCAGCTCTTTTTCTGCGGCCTCGAATCTCTTTGGATCAAAATCCTGCGAGCGATCAGGGAAGGGACGTTCCGGAATGCTGGGGGAAGTCATGGGCAACTCCTATGGTGTCGGGGCGGATGCGCGCTTGCTTGATCGGTGTTCGCGAACCAAAGTCGGGAGGTGCGTTCCTCGGATACGGGGGGCGATGCTCCCCTTCAGGTGCTCTGGCGCACAGGTTTGCTCAACTCACCGATCCTAGTGCGGTTCAGAAGCTTGCATTTGATGATCGAGCCAGCGGCAGGGGTGAACCAGATGCAAAATTCAATGCACTAGACGCCTGACGCATTGGCAGGCACCATTCCGTTGTAGACCGCGCGCCGTTTCGGCAGGCTTGCGTGAAACCGAACAAATCGACCAATCCCATCGGCTTTCGACGCGTCGAACCGACGACGCAAGAAGCGGCAACAACGACAGCCCGACAGTCATGAATTATCGCCACGTCTTTCATGCCGGAAACTTTGCGGACGTCATCAAGCACGCGGTTCTGGCCTTCTGCATCGATTATCTGCTGCGGAAGGAAAACCCGCTCTGCCTTGTCGATGCGCATGGCGGCGCGGGTCTTTACGATCTGCGTTCGGACGATGCGGAGAAAACGGGCGAGTGGGCCAAAGGCATCGGTGCCCTCATGAACGCGGCGACCGGTGCCGGGATGGCCGAGCGTGTGGCGGCGCTGGAGCCCTATCTCCGGCTCGTGCGCGAGGATGTCGGGGACGGCTTCTATCCCGGTTCACCGCTTCTGCTTGCGCGGCGGCTGCGGCGACAGGACAGGCTGATCGCGAACGAACTGCACGCCTCCACCCGCGACGCGCTTCATGGCACGCTGGCGGAATTTCCGGCCGCGCGCGTGACCGGCATGGATGCCTATGAGTGCATTCGCGCGACGATCCCGCCGAAGGAGCGGCGCGGTCTCGTGCTGATCGACCCGCCGTTCGAGGAAAAGAACGAGTTCGAAACTCTCATCAGGCAGATGCGCGAATGGAAGAAGCGCTGGGCGACCGGCGTTTTCCTGCTGTGGTATCCGATCAAGGCGGTTTCGCCGACCGATGCCTTGAAGGCTGAGGCGGCCGCGCTCGGCCTGCCTCGCACATGGTGTGTGGAAACGCTGATCTATCCGCGCGGCCGCGCGCTAAGCCTGAATGGCTGCGGATTGATCCTGTTCAATGCGCCCTTTACCGTGCCGGAGGCCGTCGAGACGGCACTCCCGACGCTCGCGGACGCGATGCGCCTGCACGAAACGCACACGGCGTGGCTCGTGCCCGGCACGTAAGCCGATCAATAGCCGCCGTCGTTGGGCGTGAAGGCATCGCTGTTCGAGGGCGTGAGATCGAGCACGGCCTCGCCCGTCTTTGCCGGAGCGATGGGCTCGTCGAATGAGCGCTCGTCTTCGGTCCAGCGCAGCGTGCCGTCGTAACGCGTGCCCATTTCGATGCCGATGCCTTGATGGAAGATGTCACCTTCGACCTTCGCGGATGATTGCAGCATGACGCGGCGGCCGCGAATGGTGCCGTTCACCTTGCCTTGGACGGTGACTTCCTGATTGGCGATAATGCCGCCGTTCACGCGGCCGTTCGCCGTCACGATGAGCGAGGTGCAATAGATGTTGCCCTCGATGACGCCATCGAGCGTCACGCTGCCCGTGGAGGTCACATCGCCGATGATCGTTAGATCGTTTGAAATATTGGAATCGCCGGTGGAGTGGACGCTGCGGCTCGGCGTGACGGGGGAATAATTCGGCTGGTTGAGGGCAAACGGTGTCGCCATGGGTGACCTTCAAGCGTGACGAGTGGCGTTGATCCAAAGCGGATGCCGGCTGCGCTTTCGCGGCCGTCCTGCCTCTCTAGCCGGTCATTCTGGACATTTGCAAGGCAAAGCTTCGCCGATTTTAATAAAGCGTTAAGCGCTTGCCCGCTGAAATCGGCGGAATGAAAACGGCCGGGCGAAAGACCCGGCCGCGATCTGTGTCTTGAAGGCTGTGCTTACGCCCGCTTCTCGATGAGCCCGCGATTGATGATGAGTTCCGCGATCTGCACGGTGTTGAGCGCCGCCCCCTTGCGGAGGTTGTCGGACACCACCCAGAGCGACAGCCCGTTCTCGACCGTCGGATCCTCGCGGATGCGGCTGACATAGGTCGCGAACTCGCCGACGCATTCGACGGGCGTGATGTAGCCGCCGTCCTCGCGCTTGTCGACAACGAGCAAGCCCGGGGCTTC
This genomic window from Rhodomicrobium lacus contains:
- a CDS encoding HdeD family acid-resistance protein; amino-acid sequence: MQKGLREHWKWFTAEGVLLVLLGAAAIAVPVLASIAVAAFVGWLLFFAGVFSAISTIRSPRAPGYIWHILLSALMAILGLVLALFPVQGSLSLTLVLTAYFIAHGIATIAFAFSIKPDTGRWVLLLFVALVDFVIAAFVIAGWPSTGLWVLGLFVGIELLLTGLSLIFAALGARESGADGSLPEAGAHHPA
- a CDS encoding bactofilin family protein, giving the protein MATPFALNQPNYSPVTPSRSVHSTGDSNISNDLTIIGDVTSTGSVTLDGVIEGNIYCTSLIVTANGRVNGGIIANQEVTVQGKVNGTIRGRRVMLQSSAKVEGDIFHQGIGIEMGTRYDGTLRWTEDERSFDEPIAPAKTGEAVLDLTPSNSDAFTPNDGGY
- a CDS encoding 23S rRNA (adenine(2030)-N(6))-methyltransferase RlmJ; the protein is MNYRHVFHAGNFADVIKHAVLAFCIDYLLRKENPLCLVDAHGGAGLYDLRSDDAEKTGEWAKGIGALMNAATGAGMAERVAALEPYLRLVREDVGDGFYPGSPLLLARRLRRQDRLIANELHASTRDALHGTLAEFPAARVTGMDAYECIRATIPPKERRGLVLIDPPFEEKNEFETLIRQMREWKKRWATGVFLLWYPIKAVSPTDALKAEAAALGLPRTWCVETLIYPRGRALSLNGCGLILFNAPFTVPEAVETALPTLADAMRLHETHTAWLVPGT